The region cattttcgcTAATaccgttaaaatagttaacggatgtgaacgtaactgtcacgtgtcattttgtcattttttttttattttttttattttttttattttttttatttttttatttaaaaaaaatgtacatgtgtcaagctcatattatgtcacgtgtcattttgtgattttttaattttttttttaatttaaaatttttaaattaaaaaaaaaatcacgtgtcaagctaatattataccacgtgtcaaaattagatttttatattcaatttggtcctaatattcgttatttgttttcaatttgatcctaattttttttaatttagcatttttgttcctttccgaaaacaaaatataatttgtatataaatgttatatggatattcttattaaaatgcatattttaattaaatatttgtaatttaaaattagagttggtttaaaattaaatatttttaacctcttaaaaatttaaattaatggtgttattgcttttttcattttaattttaaactaactctaattctaaattaaaaatatttaacaaacattttaatatatacaaattaaattttgtctcaatttagagagaaataaaaatgttcaatttaaaaaaaattaggaccaaattgaaaataattaacgAATATtgtgaccaaattgaatataaaaaactgactctcacacgtggcatgatattagTTTGAcacgtggatttttttttttaaattaaaaaaattaaaaaaaattaaaaaatcacaaaatgacacatggcattaTATGAGCTTGATacgtgtacatttttttaaaattaaaaaaaattaaaacaaaattaaaacaaattaaaacaaatcaaaaaaataaaagaaaatcacaaaatgacacgtgacggTTATCGTTCACAtctgttaactattttaacggtgttagcgaaaatgaccaaatttaataaaatttaccaatattaaaatcaaattgacaaaaaaaaaacaaaagtaggaCCATATTGAAAAAACCGAacgaaaactaggaccaaacTACTATTTAAGCCAATATTTTAATTACGATTACCGATAACAATTCATAAATGTAATTCCATAAAACAAAGTACATAGTATATAAAAAACCATACATTCcaaattatcaacaaattaATAAAGGGTAAAAACGAATATCTCCCTACTAATTTATGAAGTTATGtataaatcaaacttaacttataaataaaattagaagtGTTTATAAAGAATTATCCAATCAgattttatataatatgttagaagtagaaaatagaattttatgtaagatttattttataaatgtgaCAAAtacttctaaaaaaatatatgaaaaaatgtaaattgacttttataaaatagttttcaacagataatttttcaaattatgtatgaataaattttaacttgaaaaaaaatataaatattcataaataatttacaCAACGTTGATAATGAAAAAGAGATGGAGATAATGatatatagaataataaaacaaaattgcgAATATGAATAAAAGAGAATAGGCACAAccataaatacaaaaaagtGGTGGAATTTGGAAGGAAGATAGTGGAAATTATGAAgagaataacaataaatttcaaaatttggtgatccattaaaataacataacaaaaaaaaaccaaattaagtttaaaaagagtaaaataatatcAGATAACTAATTTAggttattaattttgataagtAAAATCATATtcccaaatatttttattcattaaattcaaatttaaaaactgaaaTCTTAATGAAACCCTAACTTTTAGTTTACATTTCACAGTTATGTTcatttattagaatttttatatatcttataaatatcttatatatatttagtttgaTAAGAAAACGATACATCTGGTTAATGACCAAGTTTAGTAATTTATATAAGTGAAAGTGAAGTGAAAACGCtgtattcactttcttttatataaattattattattattattattattataaagttaaatataaataactttataattttattgtaaataatttttatttaccttatgtgtaattttttaattaaaaaaatattaagtttaaaaaactcaaatgaaaaaataattaaatttaaacaaagagtcatttttttaaattgataaaaaaataatttaaaataactttaaagtaaaattgaaaataaatgtgaagataaaaaaataatacagatagatataaattatagataattttattattcttaaacTGTGATCATTAATCAcaattatccaaaaaaaaaaagttatattatttttcatctacTTACACTCAACTTAAATCAGTTTGGTTTATATAAAAGGTTTAAGGCCGAAAAGTACttatatctaaaaataaaggctaaattttgtatataagataaaagataatataaattcTTGAactcttaaaaattataaactttcaCTAATTAGAGACCTTGCATTTATacaaattgttttatattttttattctatacaTATATCTTCTCATTCTCTAATGTCAttggatttatatatatatatatatatatatatatatatatatattgaaaataatttgactttatcagaaattacaaataaaactGGCGAATTAACTTCTTttggatatattatttttgtattgatgaaaattagacttaattaaaaataaaattatacacaaaattttaaaattgtcgTATTTGTTCAGTGtatcaattgaaatatttttgagaaaaaaaaaactatttttttccaaaatatttcaatttttatttttatagatgtAGATGAGACATGTTTTGATTTCAAAATCcgaatattataattataatttgaagTGATCCTCGctgtatttttaaaaagaattctgtttttctttgaatcttaataattaatatctttGTGTTTTCATTGGATTGGAATTGAAtgtgaattttatatatatatatatatatatatatatatatatatatatatatatatatatatatatatatatatatatcatgagATATGTTCTCCTTATTAATTTATTGTCACAACATATACTAATTAAGATTAACAACCTATAGTCACATTAGTAATATTTGATAACAggtaatatcttttaaaaaaaacacatactaACCATACAAGgatatttttgtaaacaaattagaacgtaaagtttatttattttaaaattaaatagttaaaatcaTACCCTATCACCGTATAAAGAAAATAactattacaaatttaatttcttttgtcataaattttatagtaatattatttatttgtttattttattagaaaacaatttatattttaaaacacttatTTGTTAGTTTAAAAGTGAGATCTAACATAAgctttaattaatttagagtATATATTTTCTGAAAATCAAGCAGATAATTTACAAATCAACCCAACGCGGACCGAACactttgaaaaacaaaataatttttggtAGTTCAATTTTCACACTTTCATCGATCCTTCTTCAGAAACCAAAACCTTCCTCGTTAAGGAAGACCAATCGGTATTCATCACATATaatctcctttttctttctctatttttcattcTCACACACTCACCGATTTGTTTTTGTAGttcaatttaaattgataaagaaaaataggtacCTTAAATTTCCAAGCTAGCTGTCTTCAACAAAACTCACTGCAATCCTCTGTTTTTGGTTTCTGGGATTTTGCTTTCGTGTGATTTAGGGTTTGATCCTGATCGAAACTTACACCATGGCCATGTTCGATTCCCTCTTCAACAAAGGTTTTAAGGCTGCCAAATGGTACTGTTTGCTTATTGTGTTTGATATTGTATGTAATCTgggtgttttatttttcttattgaaattgtgtgttttttgtactttgaaatttatttgatgGCTGAGTGTACTACTGTGGATCAATTGGCCTAGTTGTGCTATCTGGGATAGTTTGTATTCCTGAATTTCCccctttatttatttaccaaGTAACTGGGTATTGCTTAtgactttttcttcttcttatggTTTAATTGTTCGTGTATGAATTAACATACTGTATTTTAGTTTGATTTAAATGATTCTGTTTATTGCATAAGCTCGTTTAAACCAACTTTATGTATTGCCGGAAATTGTGACTGCAATTGTGGGTTATCCCAAAAAACCTTGTTGTGGCCGATATCACGGTGGCGGGCAGATTGTTTTTATAAAACCTTGATCTGGACAACAGTTCTTTTGTGGTGTTTCATTTTATTCTTGTATCATTGTGTGCCGTTGTTGCTGCTTTCATTGTTGTATATTTGGTGTTTAATTTGTTTGTAACTGATATGTTTGCCAATGCTCATACTTTCAGTAAAACTCTGCTGAAACTGACAATTCCCCGAATAAAGCTGTTAAGAAACAGAAGAGAGATTCAGTTAAAGAATATGCGGCGTGACATCGCCAAGCTACTTGAGACTGGCCAAGAAGCCACAGCTCGTATTAGGGTAAACCTGCAtatgatgtttaattttttttcaattttagtattttaagaCAATGGTTGAGGAcatcaagaaaataattttggtaCTTTTTCATTGGTAGTTCTGTTTTTGATGTGGTTATAATATGTGCAGGTAGAGCATATTATCAGAGAGGAGAATATGATGGCTGCTCAAGAAATCATTGAACTCTTTTGTGAACTTATTGCTGTCCGTCTTCCAATAATTGAATCTCAAAGGTAGTCTAGAGATGAAACGGAAATCTGCATGACTAGCTTAGTTTCTGTCTGAATTTGTGTGATATGCCCATTTGAATTTTGCATTCAGCCTAGTTATTAGTAAATCTTGTGTTGATGAAACTGTTGGTGTGTTATTCTGACTGACTTTCCCAAAAATATTACCTTGTTCTACTGATATGACTAACCAGTAACTGGGAGGACCAATTTTTTTTAGCCAAGACCTACAGTAAGCAATGTAAAAGCCACTTTGTTTGAGGGAGTGTTTGGCAGTAAACTTAGAAGAAATGATGAATTTTTTCAGCATTTTGGTTGAGGGAGTGTTCTTAAACATTGAATTTGTGCAAGGTGTAATATGATCTATAACTagtttaaacaaatttatcaattaagTGATAAATGCTTGGGGCATAATTTTGTGATTGCAGTGTCTTAGTGCCCATGACACTCAAATGAAAAATCTACTCGAAACTATAAAATGAGTGATGCTCTGGTGTTTGGACAGTGAAGTGCCAACGAGAACAAAAGTTATTGTAGCAGGGATGAGAATACTGAGGTGATTGAGTGGATCATTGGAAATacaagaaaatgtaaaattacaAATGATCTGCATCAAAGAACTTCTGAGTAGTCCTTATTGATGATGGATCTTTGTAAGGTGTGGGGCGAAGACCAACAGAAACACTAGTGAGAAAAAAAGGTTTGAACTAAAAATAATGGGGTAGATTTTATTGAATGGTTTTAACTGATGATCCATCTAGTAGGTTTTATTTGCAGCCtagttatgtatttttattttcacacgCAACCAATTTTACTGCCTTAAGAAACTATCCCAATTATCATGATCATTACCTGTGTGATCATCATTACTTTTGTTAACCTTTGTACTTCCCtaattatcaaatattaccGCCACAGTTCTACAAGTGATAATAGGTCCCTGTGGTTTTCAATTGCTGTGTATGAGTGACCATAACCCTCATCACTCTTTCAATCACCCTTCACTTGTTAACAGTCaataatatagtttttatttttctgagtCAGCTTGGAAATTTcttaataattcaaataatataactCTCAACCTCTTTGGGGGTTGGGAACTTGGGATAGGCCTTTTTAGCTTCTTTATTGGTGTCAACATTCTTTTTAGGGAGTGCCTTTGTTTGATATGATAAGATGATAGATTGCCTTTCTAggttttcacttttcttttattgCTTGTGTTCTTGGTTCTAGGAGGCTTCTAATACTCTTGATATGTACTCTTCTTACATAAATATAAAGCATTGAAAAATTACACTGACCTCCTTAGGTTTAAGAAACATATGCAAACACCCCTTGATTATATATATGTGCCTCTTAGTTGACTTTACAGATTCTTCTTTTTggagaaaataataaagaaaatttcatattGCATCATAGTTGTGCCTCACTACACTGTACTAAATTTTATGCATATTGTCCTAATGCTCCTTATTTTTTTGCTTCTGTTCATGTCCGATTATTGTATGTAGAATTTGATATTATCTCCTTTGATTCCATGGACAGCATGCATACACGCCAAATGAAGGTTGTTAAATATGGAAGGAAAATATGCATATGTTTTGGGTCTGTTTGAAGAAACTTCTCCATAAACATGTATAGGAGAGGAAATAAggaaaacaacaatttttttttcctcaagttaaaattagttcatGTATGAACTAATTTATACAAGTTATTTCCTATCAGTTTCTCAATAAACTGATTTTTAACAAGGATTTTTAAATTACACATAAACTAATTAtagtttatgaaaaattaatttctttcagcttattgaaaaaactaatttcctttttcttctcacCTTTATCTCGTAGAGGTGCTAATATGGAAGTTTCCTCCAAACAAACCCTTAGCCATGAACTGGAATCAGTACTCGTACATTGTAGTACTTGGTCAGATTCTACCTCGTAATCTACATTGAAATGGTCTCTATATTGAAAATCAATGAGGTTTTGTTTTAGCAAAGGAAAAAAAGCTTGTctttaactattttttcaaGGTAGTTAGTAAAGCAAGTTATGTTAGGCTGATCAGCTACAGATCCACTGCTGAGTAGTTGTCAATGCTATTCTAAACTTATAGTTTGTACTATTTTCTGTTAGTATCATTGGACAGACTAGGAATTTTGCACATCATCTTTTTTGGAGTGTGATAAGTGCAAATAAGAGGCCAATAGATTTTTAGCATTATTTAGGTTATCTTGTTTTTTAATAAGTGTATGCTGTGATTAAAACCATGATCATTCTGTAACGAAAGTATAACTATAAAATGCCAACCATTATTCTCTAATTATGTAAGTTCGCAATGTTTTTAGGGAATGTCCCCTTGACTTGAAGGAAGCCATATCTAGTGTATGTTTTGCTGCACCAAGGTGTGCAGATCTGTCAGAGTTGCTGCAGGTTCAGATGCTATTTGCTGGCAAATATGGGAAGGAATTTGTATCTGCTGCAACTGAGCTCAGGCCAGACTGTGGGGTTAATCGCCAGGTTCCATGAATTTTTCATGCTACTAAAATTTTTCTTCTCTCGTtgctaaacatttttttatacatagccattttattttcatgacattcTCCATGTGAATATCAATTGCAGTTAATAGAGCTACTTTCAATTCGTGCTCCTACACCAGAAAAGAAACTGAACCTTCTGAAAGAAATTGCTGTTGAGCACAATGTAGAATGGGACCCAGCAGAATCAGAAACTGAGTTCTTTAAAAAACATGAAGATTTATTGGTAAGTGTTAGGTTGTAATGactaaatagaaaaaaactGGCAATGATTTAGTAAAGCACCATTATCTTACATTATAAGTCCTTTCCTTTTCAGAATGGCCCCACCCAATTCTTTAGTGGGTCTAAGTTGCCCCTTCCTGATGAAAAGCCCCACGAAGAGATGTACTCTGCTCATGAAACACCCAATAAAGAAGAACCTGATTCTGATTCTGGCTCTGATACATTAGAATTTCCTGAAGTTCCTAAAGTATCAGTCCGGCCTAACGCAAATGTTGCCACAGCTCCAGAAATGGTTACACATCTAACTATGGAACCCCTTGATGTTGATCTTGATTCATCAAGCAATTCCGGAGATTTTGAAGATGTCAAGCAGGAGCAAGTTGAAGATAGATCAACAGTTCACAAAGATGAACCCCATACTTCAATTACCAAAGAGAATATACAGTTCGTGCCATTCATCTCTCCTCCAGCATTATTATCATCTGGATCATTTTCTGCAAGACCTAGTGAATCATCTCCCACCCTGTCAAGCGCAAAACCGGAACCCAATGTGGACTTACAGGATGTGTTGGCTGCAGCCCATGCTGCTGCAGAAACTGCTGAACGTGCTGCGGCTGCAGCTCGCACAGCAGCTAGTCTTGCTCAAGTCCGAATTAATGAGCTGACTAGGAAGAGAAGTGATGAACGTGTACCGGACAGCAGCTCCGATAACCCATTTTATGCTGGTGGTGATAATGAATCTCCAACAAAAGAAAAGCATTTCACTGGGCAAAATCCTGCAGATAACTCTGATGTCCATAATAGAAAAGATCTTGAACATCACCAGGATCATTATACTTCCCCAGGCTCTCATTCATCAAGTTTTCCTTCCTTTGACACACTCAAGGAAGATTTTGATTCCTCCCTGCCCAGTAATCATGTACTGACTGACAACTCCTCTAGTCACCAACCCAAGAGATTACCTTCAATGGACGATGACTCATACTTCTCATACCCCAACTTATTTACCTCTCAAAACTCGAATGTTGGATCTCATACTCATTCAGATAATAGCCGTCCCCCTCATGATCTGTGATTGAGAATATCATCCGGCCACACATTTCTTTATATGAGAATCTAAAGTCTTGCTCACGAGTGTGTTTTATACCTGCAATAAGtactttgtttttttcatattttcaaagaGCATGCAGTCCCTGGCTTTGTTGTCTACACAGTGCATACTAGGGCGCTTTGTACGATGACGGTGCTGCCACTATGTAATTGCTTTAGTTCAGAAGCGTTACTGTTTGTGGCTGTGGCTGCAATCACTGTATAAATCTTATACTGTTGGAATAAAAGCACTCAcagcttttcttttctttcttttttttttttttttacattttttgtgTCAAGGAAAGCAAGACAGCAGATATCGAGTTAGGTCACCGGGGGATATTAGACATGTAATACATTTAGAACTTCATTTGTAATTTTGTGATATTGTAGCATGAGTGTGGAATATATCACTTCATTAGTTTTGTAACAAATAAGCTTTTATTGTTCGTATTTCTTTCCAAATCTGTTAGATATGCATCATTtgacaataaattatttttaatattccaaGTCTCTTAACCCCTTAAAGTGGTTCAAAATATTACACAGACAAGAGACTAGGAAAGATCTTACATTGGTCATGGAAGCATGTAGTTACATTTTCAGTGCCATTTTATTGGGTGGCGGTGCTGGAAATtcttgtatgtgtgtgtgtttatatatatatatatatatatatatatatatatatatatatatatatattgagtaTTGAGTTGAGGCTTTGTTCTGTATTTGGACCATTGCAAAATAGTTACAGCAGAAATTTATTAGACTTCAAACAATATTTTGTAACATAATCAAGGTGTTGCTTAACAATGGCAGTAAGTTAAAAGCTTGGTTGAAGAAATGGGATTAGACCACTTGGTTGATCTGTTTATAAGACTCAATTGGATAAAAGCTCAAATGATTTGCGCTATGATGTGGATTGTGTTCTACATTTATGATCGATCTTAATTTGGTTTTTAtcataatattgttttaaaatttgaactATAAAACTTCATTGGATTAAACCCTGCTGTTTTGGCATGTCTTAAATGTTGTATTTTGAGTATTATGAAAGTACCAAGCCTCTTATTGTCTAGTTTTTCTCTTCCAAAGAGTTTGTGTGAAATTTCTTTATATACCTTCATAGtggatgacaagagttgtgggtcTTATATGCATAAAATTGTGAATCTTGTGTGCATGAAGTTGTGGGTCTTATTTAGATTTTCTATGTATGTTTTAGTTTCATTTTCTACCAATTCTCCCTTGCACATCTCTTTTACCattttgtttacttatttatttattttctttttatctttggTTAATAATATAAATCGTTATCCTATTTTTGGCTATGTGAACGCTGGGAACCCTTGTCCTCcacatttcaattttcattattttctgaTAAATAAACGTCTCTCTTATTTTCCCAAGACTCATATTCActtattctattttttgttttttttttgtttttgtctgtCTAGGATTTTACATTTTACAGTCTACACTCTTCTATTTGCTAGTTTTGTGATTGACGTTCTTGTAGTTTGGAGGATTTGCATAACATTGCTAATAAATCTTTAAAGACGTTGCTTATTCACACCCTCATAAACTACTGGGTTTTTGGCTAGATTTTActacattaaatataaaaatcgccattttaattacataaatattagaagaaaaagaaacattcTCCTATTCCTATTCACTTTAAAGTagaattataaaacaaaaaatacaatggtcatataacaaaattatttctaGAAAAACACAAGATAGAGGATAaacattacttttatttatatatctcaTCGTTTGGTATCATTTAGAAATCGAGGTAGTACAACTTAAATACACACGAGTCTTATATTGTGTGTATGCACGGgtcattatatgttttttttttcggttATATTTGTTAGTTTAACATGTGTATTAGTAAGGAGAATTGATTTATTATCAAGTAACGAAAAGTATGCGGTGATTGTATATGCATACAATAgcaatatattttacaataaaataataatattttttaccagAATCTAATtagtttatgaaatttgtattcTATTTAATACGAATAAGTTTTGAATCCATTATGAGGTATAATTGATCATGTTTGATATGacataagtaaataattagaaatagttttaattttgtaaaatctaTATAAGTTGTTGTAGATAATAATTAAGCACACATATCAATcctactattaatattaatattactaatgctaatattatttcaaataataatatgattacttAGAAAATATGCAAGTTATTGAAATATGATTTCATAGAAAATAAGAGTGAAATATatgtacaaaataaaagtaaagtgtAGACATAATGTGAGATATGAATGACATTATACAAGATAAAAACAACatgacaaatattaaaattaaaagataacacttagatatgaatttatttgagctaagttataaaattaacataataagtAATTAGTGATGTGTCGAtgattaaaaattcaaattagacattaaaattaaatattatattaaaggaAATATTTTAGGTTGTCTTTTGTTGGTTTTTGTGAATTTATGGTATAggaattatttgttaataataataataataataataataataataatgtaaatgttaatgctaataataataataataatttcaattctgctattatgattaatattattactactaatgctaatgttaattcaaataacaatatggttatttagagaaaatataatatgcaagtaattgaaacatgatctcgtacaaaataaaagtgaaatgtatgtacaaaataaaaataaagggtAGGCACATCATAAAATATGAATGATctcgtacaaaataaaaaaagttgatgttaaaagggttaaatatgtttttggtcccttaactttcagttaattttggaattagttcatctCGAAACTTTAGagcaatttagtccttcatcttttgaaatacgtgaatttagtcctttttaatcatattttattaagtttatctaacattTCAAgcatgtttcataatagtatttgacttaacattaaagggAAAATGTGTCAACcgataaacaactcaaatacaatcttgaaatgtgtacgaaacatcaaataatcaAATCCAATATTTAgatcagaaaagaaaaaatctaatATACATGACCAATAAAAGACAAGCAATCAATTATCAGTAATAAAGTAGAAAAGTAACTTGATTTGAACAAACATACTTTGTTTGAGAGCCTACAACATATCGACCAACCTTCAATTTGAAGCTTCAAAGTAGCAACAATTTTCATGTAAatgataaaagtaaataataaaaatataaacaaactaACTTTCCTACAAACTTAGTCAAAACTAATCAGCATATTTCCAGGAATTTAAACTAAACAACTACATATGCAAATATTCAACACTCATAATTGCCTTATTCCACTATTAAAATGAAACTACTTTTTTGTATGTACTTCTATAACAAAATAAAGCTTTACATTGAAGTGTTTAATCTTTCAATTATAAACTTACTACATGATTCTCTATAAACAACTGGGTTATATTAACTTTTGTACttttctaagaaaataaaataaaggcttaaatacctttttggtcctcattttcgtagtgtttgttgcgaatggtcctcattttcacagaatgtttaaaatggtcctcatttttaccaaatgtttagaatggtcctcattttcgcaattcgtgttttatttggtccttttctgtaatgcgtttaaatcattaacggagcattgtacatgtggcacgatttgtattagggtgtattacgtgtactgtacaggtggcttaattaacaatttttcaatttaggggaaattttgcaatttgggaaatttctttatcttcatctttcttgagttcagatttgcagaggaagcagctaatacttgccatttcatcattggattgtagttgcactcttcatttcaattttctagttaatcatcatcaacgaggtaagtgggttcagggttttctgggttgtgtttTCTCGTAGGACAATGACCTTTATGTCTGACCAACAAAAGGTATGTTTAATATATGttcaagaaaattgaaaatcacgagcaaacacaacctagaaaaccctaaacccacttacctcgttgatgatgattaactagaaaattgaaatgaagagtgcaactgcaatccaatgatgaaatggcaagtattagttgcttcctctgcaaatctgaactcaaaaaagatgaagataaagaaatttccctaattgcaaaatttcccctaaattgaaaaattaacgttaattaagccacctgtacagtacacgtaacacaccctaatacaaatcgtgccacctgtacaatgtttcgttaatgatttaaacggcgttacaaaaaaggaccaaataaaacacgaattgcgaaaatgaggaccattctaaacattcggtaaaaaggaggaccattttaaacattctgtgaaaatgaggaccatccgcaacaaacactacgaaaatgaggaccaaaaaggtatttaagcataaaataaattgtcatGTCAACACTATATAAAGCAAAGAAAATCTACAAGAATATACAAAACAAAAGCACACCATCAGGGGACATTGGCAACCAAGCCATAATCGCCGTAAAAGATAATGatgaattaaaagttaaaagaaaaaacaaaagaaatataaatatcaaaactTGTGCCCTTAAACATTTGCCATTAATGTTATCGTTAGAATCCTAAGTCATGGATAATGGATAAgattaacaacaaaaatataccTCTCACTCTTCTTGACTTTGGATCCCCTCATGCCATCAAGAATGGTTTCATCTTCTCAAGTGCATCCCAAAGTGGAGTTGGATCATTCTAATTAATATTTGGATTATCAAACTACACCAAATATTCTGGCTGAAATTCAATATGCTATAATCAATAAAGAAccgaaaaaaatacaaacaattaaACATGGAAATACGAGtactaaacaaaaaaatagaaatttggcTCACAAAACTTCTTCAAGAGAAATGTTTCAAGTTTTTGGGATATGCTTAGTAAGCATTTGATAATCTTAGTGAACATTAGAATTGAAACTGCACATAAAATAGACACCTAATAAATGT is a window of Vigna unguiculata cultivar IT97K-499-35 chromosome 4, ASM411807v1, whole genome shotgun sequence DNA encoding:
- the LOC114181996 gene encoding uncharacterized protein LOC114181996, translating into MAMFDSLFNKGFKAAKCKTLLKLTIPRIKLLRNRREIQLKNMRRDIAKLLETGQEATARIRVEHIIREENMMAAQEIIELFCELIAVRLPIIESQRECPLDLKEAISSVCFAAPRCADLSELLQVQMLFAGKYGKEFVSAATELRPDCGVNRQLIELLSIRAPTPEKKLNLLKEIAVEHNVEWDPAESETEFFKKHEDLLNGPTQFFSGSKLPLPDEKPHEEMYSAHETPNKEEPDSDSGSDTLEFPEVPKVSVRPNANVATAPEMVTHLTMEPLDVDLDSSSNSGDFEDVKQEQVEDRSTVHKDEPHTSITKENIQFVPFISPPALLSSGSFSARPSESSPTLSSAKPEPNVDLQDVLAAAHAAAETAERAAAAARTAASLAQVRINELTRKRSDERVPDSSSDNPFYAGGDNESPTKEKHFTGQNPADNSDVHNRKDLEHHQDHYTSPGSHSSSFPSFDTLKEDFDSSLPSNHVLTDNSSSHQPKRLPSMDDDSYFSYPNLFTSQNSNVGSHTHSDNSRPPHDL